The window atggccacaccgatgcagatagtgacggaaacagccatgtccggaaaggaactgtgtgaggtaaaagttcacctctccatgctccctatacacccacgtcgacacattggggatgagccggtgggtccaccttccattatccgcattgtcccactcctgctgccacttcaccatagagtccagtctcaccgtcttccccacatttctggtatctctccgttggtaacactcgatatcctctgctagggttatgcagattggaatcatccctgcgataacgcaaactgcctccgaggaaatggttcggtacgcactcgcgactcgaacggccattaggcgaaacacgctgttcaactttctgcggttacgtttcgtcttgagcgcagctccccaggctggagctccgtacctcagtatcgaggatgctactgctgccagaagacgcctactgctgcttttaggaccacccacgttcggcatgatccttgcaaacgcactgaccattttagatgccttttcgcaggaatagtctacatgggtgttgaaattcaaccggtcgtcgatcatcactcctagatgcctcaaagcccgcacggacggtatgttgtgccctcctatggtaagctggatccgctggatctcgcggcagttgctaaccagcatcacttctgttttgtggtgagcaagctgcagtttgactccattcatccagttttcaactgcgtcggtcgtctccgccaccagcatttctacctcttccagcgactctccggttatcgttagaacgacatcatccgcgaatccgaaaatcttcacgcctttgggcaacttcagttttagaactccgttatacataatgttccacagcgtcgggcctaaaatggaaccttgcggaacacctgcggtaaccctaatcgacttctgccccgaattcgtttcgtaaaccaggatccggttctggaagtaactttcaatgattctacacaagtagtcaggaacccgcataccgtgcagcgctgcggcgatagcctcccagctggcactgttaaaagcgtttttgacgtcaatcgttactatagcgcagaatcgattgccgcgcctcttcttcttggccgctttctctgaaacttcaatgaccgtcctgattgcgtccaccgtcgatctgccttttcggaatccgaactgcatttccgataagccggtctcgccttcagtgaactgcgtcagccgattaaggataatcctttccagaagcttccccagtgtatccagcaggcatatgggcctatacgatgctggattcccggcggtttccctggtttcggcagcaatactagtttctggatcttccacctatccggaaagttaccatctgctaggcatttctgcagcaccatcctaaacaaatctggaaacgccagtatcgcagttttcagagccacgtttggaattccatccggacccggagctttcttcatcttcagacctttcgccactgatgacagctcgtcgttggagacttgcatacctgcaatggttacTCCGTCTTCATCTACGTACGGTGTAGgtggccacatcgtagaatcatgctgcgggaagagaccatcaacgatgatcttcagcttgtccggacacatttccgctggcgtcgctggacccctgatcctcgctgttacgacccgataagcgttgccccaaggatcagcgtcagcttctcggcacaactccttgaagcagttggattggctgactttaatctcccgtttgaaggccgatctagcttcacggaagattatcttacgctcctctctgactgTTTCAGACCTTGCTCTCTGAAAGTGTCTTCTGGCTCTGAGACACGCAGCACGAAGGCTAGCAAGAGTATCGTTCCACCAATAATTTAGCCGCCGGCTTTTCCTTGGCTCCAGTCTccttggcatcgtcgcatcgcatgccctcgcaagagtttctgtcagctcgtctgcatcgagatttgtagcgccgctgtccgctcggagtgcttcgataaaaagatctttatcgaagtccttcgccttccattttcgcccgctattcctaatctctcgccgtaccgtcggcattcgtgttccaacacaataccggatcgcctgatgatcactatgtgtatagtcctcactaactctccagttcatgttcctcaccagcgacggactgcagaacgtgacgtcgatgatggactccctgccatctctgcgaaatgtactaacggtaccttcgttgcacagcctgacgtccagttttgccaacgactccagcaaactgtaacctctggggttagtcagcctgcttccccactccactgcccaagcgttgaagtcgcctcctatgattaccggttttcggccgatcagcttctccgtgagtgagttcagcatccggttatactgctccaaagtccaccttgggggtgcgtagcagctacacacgaagatcccgttaattttggAGATTACGAAACCTTGGCTTGAGCTGTCTGccacttcttgaatagggaatttTCCCTTCACTTGGTTAGCCGCAATTTCCAATGAATTcaccacccagttgccgttatcaGAAGAGATCCGATGCGGTTCAGCAAtaacattgcttctgttgtcgactgccacaacagatGCTGTGCGGTGTCacaatgattgagatttaacTGGATGCTCGTTATTAATCcgggcccgccatcgccttctcgtatgcagggcattggaagccgcccgtcgtatggtcgtttccgtccttcggtttgcagagcaggcatcttggttgcttcgtgcagtccctagcaacgtgtccttcttcaccacatttcctacatagaccggatctatccgggcctttgcagtttcgcgcctggtggccaaacgccatgcatttgaagcatcgctccatctgcttGGTGCTACGTGGGGCGAatctcaacgggcacaccgaccatcctacttttaccttgcccgcctccaccatttggttggcagcctctgctggtagtcgtatcgctgctacttgtgtgccaccgtacgctctcctcagtcgaaccgtcatttgcacttcccccagcttgcattgtgagaccagtgcatccctcagttcgtcttccgtcgtgatctcgtccaggtctctgcactcgaccactgcttcctgcgttagagctcttacgttaccgtcactgcccaatgaattggcaatgagctcccggaaggccgagctcttgatcgtgggatccttcttcagctcgaacagcaactcccccttctgggtacgcctagttCTCACCACTTTCTCACCCAAATCTTTTAGCTCCGGGTCCTCTCTCACCTTCTTCAGGATCGCTGCGTACGACGTTTTATCGCTCGCTTCTACGATCAGGGCATCACCTTTAACTTTCTCCCGAGGAGAAcgacgtttttcttttttcttctgttccttcttcttttccacattctccttctgcttcttcctcttctcccgCTGGTTTTCCACGGTCTGCCACTCACCATCCTTGACACGTTCCTTCAGAACGCTGGCAAAGTCTTGCACGTTCCGTTGCTTTTTCGTGCCTTCCTGCTCTCCAGGCGAATCTCTTCCTCGTTTTTCCGTGCGAGTGGTTCGGGGACTTTTGGGTGCCTGCTGTGTCTCAAGTGCTGTATGCTCCGCCGCATCTTTCAGCACCTTTTCAGCTGCTTCGGCTTTCTTTTCAGCGCGATCTGTTCGTGTTCGGCTGCTTTTACGGCGGACTTAATGCTCGTCACTcgaagcttgatcttcgtgtgaacatggtgcttgtccttcacgaagtcataaagctcgttgactcgcttccgcaccccCATCACGTTGGACCCCCTGACTTGTTGCTCCTCCTGAgtagcactactttccgatttttgggtggacaccctattcccggatcctagctcctgttggcctgcctggtactcagcagtcttggccgtactactggtactcgctactgctgcctgcgacatcactggagatcgctgcagcttcccactctttgcgaaaacattcgccccgcctgctccttcgttgtttgtagaatttgtttccatgttaaaagggtcccctccgttatctctacctgttgtagatagtcgcctcttgtgatcccatgggtgcctttgtaaacagtgaggtccatgcaagggttgactccggtgccttataacaccgtgttcagagccggatcggcttAAATCAGAAATGGTGcgtctgaacctactacccacaggtataggtgacaggttttgagcgttaccggaggcatGCCAGGTTGAGTATCGGGAGGGAGGCAAACGAACCAGTAGCCTGCTTGCCTTGTCAGGAAGAGGTCACTCGGTTTTACTTAGAAAACTGGCTcgctcgactgtcagcccatatacgcctagtCCTATCCataaaccgagaatcgtccaatgtcgtttgccgtgaccagtataccataatcaggatcttactggtatgaatcctgatgtgccggttggcactcctcttgggcttgtgtgctttgagcggcgcacggtcgctgtgatagggcctgcttgcagacacatgcagctttttatagaggatcaacagagcccactgtcaaaccccaccacatcctagacaggccccctaactcgcagtggccatggggaggggtcgtcaagcccttggacaaagtccctgctgccccctgtgtgtgtgtgtttttttttttttttttacaaggggtaaaggccatcaaaaattcaAAGCGACAGACACcttgagcatccacactatgctcgaaggcgaacagggatgggctcctcccgacctgctaaaaatgtgcctcccggataaactgGGTCCCTTATCCTCTTTGCCTCGATCAGGACcaggaccacgggatgctgcgactactttggggaggggggctgtgctcatgcacttcttctaaaattccggcccctagcttaggctagttcgccgactggcttgctgagatccactgctacgttgtctcgatccctcggcggtcgtaccgcaaacttcctcactcgaatcctcctgacttcccccggcgtcgagggtggtccaccagttccggtgaaggaaacttccgcactgatggtgccccgactaccggcggctatcgcaggggacgctttcgcgcattgcgccgtcttcgtcttcgggttgcagaggtggtccgacagttccggtggtggatgacgtccgcactggcggtgccctacatacccgaagcacttccttcttctttcttctttcttcagcaggttggcaattcaagtgccgaggtcggtccaacgattccggttggcagaagacttccggttcgctggcgccccgacgacccgaaaccaaacactgctcactgtgctggatttcgctccaaaccgacgcttatttgctggtcccttctccattgacgctgcagctctgacagtatttgcgtcacgactctgcttactgcattccacgtaccctcatcgcgacacattcgctctgcgatgttgtccgcccgtagggcaggcattcctctacgtacttcagcaaaccttgggcaatcgaataccacgtgttctggagtctcctctatgttgatacacgccgggcaggatggcgatgacgcatggccacaccgatgcagatagtgacggaaacagccatgtccggaaaggaactgtgtgaggtaaaagttcacctctccatgctccctatacacccacgtcgacacattggggatgagccggtgggtccaccttccattatccgcattgtcccactcctgctgccacttcaccatagagtccagtctcaccgtcttcctcacatttctggtatctctccgttggtaacactcgatatcctctgctagggttatgcagattggaatcatccctgcgataacgcaaactgcctccgaggaaatggttcggtacgcactcgcgactcgaacggccattaggcgaaacacgctgttcaactttctgcggttacgtttcgtcttgagcgcagctccccaggctggagctccgtacctcagtatcgaggatgctactgctgccagaagacgcctactgctgcttttaggaccacccacgttcggcatgatccttgcaaacgcactgaccattttagatgccttttcgcaggaatagtctacatgggtgttgaaattcaaccggtcgtcgatcatcactcctagatgcctcaaagcccgcacggacggtatgttgtgccctcctatggtaagctggatccgctggatctcgcggcagttgctaaccagcatcacttctgttttgtggtgagcaagctgcagtttgactccattcatccagttttcaactgcgtcggtcgtctccgccaccagcatttctacctcttccagcgactctccggttatcgttagaacgacatcatccgcgaatccgaaaatcttcacgcctttgggcaacttcagttttagaactccgttatacataatgttccacagcgtcgggcctaaaatggaaccttgcggaacacctgccgtaaccctaatcgacttctgccccgaattcgtttcgtaaaccaggatccggttctggaagtaactttcaatgattctacacaagtagtcaggaacccgcataccgtgcagcgctgcggcgatagcctcccagctggcactgttaaaagcgtttttgacgtcaatcgttactatagcgcagaatcgattgccgcacctcttcttcttggccgctttctctgaaacttcaatgaccgtcctgattgcgtccaccgtcgatctgccttttcggaatccgaactgcatttccgataagccggtctcgccttcagtgaactgcgtcagccgattaaggataatcctttccagaagcttccccagtgtatccagcaggcatatgggcctatacgatgctggattccccggcggtttccctggtttcggcagcaatactagtttctggatcttccacctatccggaaagttaccatctgctaggcatttctgcagcaccatcctaaacaaatctggaaacgccagtatcgcagttttcagagccacgtttggaattccatccggacccggagctttcttcatcttcagacctttcgccactgatgacagctcgtcgttggagacttgcaaACCTGCAATGGTTACTCGGTCTTCATTTTCGTACGGTGTAGGTTGCCACgtcgtagaatcatgctgcgggaaaaagaccatccacgatgatcttcagtcTATTCGCACACATTTTTGCTGATGTCGCTGGACCgctgatcctcgctgtttcgaCCCAATAAgcgttgccccaaggatcagcgtcagcttctcggcacaactccttgaagcagttggattggctgactttaatctcccgtttgaaggccgatctagcttcacggaagattatcttacgctcctctctgactgtttcagaccttgctctctgaaagtgtcttctggctctgagacacgcagcacgaaggctagcaagagtatcgttccaccagtaatttagccgccggcttttccttggctccagtctccttggcatcgtcgcatcgcatgccctcgcaagagtttctgtcagctcgtctgcatcgagatttgtagcgccgctgtccgctcggagtgcttcgataaaagatctttgtcgaagtccttcgccttccattttcgcccgctattcctaatctctcgccgtaccgtcggcattcgtgttccaacacaataccggatcgcctgatgatcactatgtgtatagtcctcactaactctccagttcatgttcctcaccagcgacggactacagaacgtgacgtcgatgatggactccctgccatctctgcgaaatgtactaacggtaccttcgttgcacatcctgacgtccagctttgccaacgactccagcaaactgtaacctctggggttagtcagcctgcttccccactccactgcccaagcgttgaagtcgcctcctatgattaccggttttcggccgatcagcttctccgtgagtgagttcagcatccggttatactgctccaaagtccatcttgggggtgcgtagcagctacacacgaagatcccgttgattttggagataacgaaaccttcgcttgagctgtctaccacttcttgaataggaatttgcccatcacttggatagctgcAATCCCGatgaatccgccacccagttgccgttgtcaggagggatccgatacggttcagcaataattgccacgtcacacattgcttctgttgtcgactgccacaacagttgctgtgcggtgtcgcaatggttgagattcaactggatgatctccattaatctcggcccgccatcgccttcttgtaggcagggcattgaaagccacccgtcatgtggtcgtttccatcctccggtttgcagagcaggcatcttggttgcttcgtgcagtccctagcaacgtgtccttcttcaccacatttcctacatagaccggatctatccgggcctttgcagtttcgcgcctggtggccaaacgccatgcatttgaagcaCTTTTACCTTGcccgcctccaccatttggttggcagcctctgctggtagtcgtatcgctgctacttgtgtgccaccgtacgctttccttAGTCGAACCGTAATTTGCACTTCCCCCAGCTTGCATTGTGAGaccagtgcatccctcagttcgtcttccgtcgtgatctcgtccaggtctctgcactcgaccactgcttcctgcgttagagctcttacgttaccgtcactgcccaatgaattggcaatgagctcccggaaggccgagctcttgatcgtgggatccttcttcagctcgaacaacaactcccccttctgggtacgcctagttCTCACCACTTTCTCACCCAAGTCTTTTAGCTCCGTGTCCTCTCTCACTTTCTTCAGGATCGCTGCGTACGACGTTTTATCGCTCGCTTCTACGATCAGGGCATCACCTTTAACTCTCTCCCGAGGAGAACGacgtttttcttgtttcttctgttccttcctcTTTTCCACATTCTCCTTCTGCTGCTTCCTCTTCTCCCGCTGGTTTTCCACGGTCTGCCACTCACCATCCTTGACACGTTCCTTCAGAACGCTGGCAAAGTCTTGCACGTTCCGTTGCTTTTCGTGCCTTCCTGCTCTCCAGGCGAATCCCTTCCTCGTTTTCCGTGCGAGTGGTTCAGGGGACTTTTGGGTGCCTGCTGTGTCTCAACTGCTGTATGCTCCGCCGCATCTTTCAGCACCTTTTCAGCTGCTTCGGCTTTCTTTTTCAGCGCGATCTGTTCGTGTTCGGCTGCTTTTACGGCGGACTTAATGCttgtcactagaagcttgatcttcgtgtgaacattgtgcttgtccttcacgaagtcataaagctcgttgactcgcttccgcacctccatcaggttggacctcccgaattgtagctcctcctgagtcgcactactttccgatttttgggtggacaccctattcccggatcctagctcctgttggcctgcctggtactcagcagtcttggccgtactactggtactcgctactgctgcctgcgacatcactggagatcgctgcagcttcccactctttgcgaaaacattcgctccgcctgctccttcgttgtttgtagaatttgtttccatgttaaaagggtcccccctccgggccgttatctctacctgttgtagatagtcgcctcttatgatcccatgggtgcctttgtaaacagtgaggtccatgcaagggttgactccggtgccttataacaccgtgttcagagccggatcggtgtaaatcaggaatggtgcatctgaacctactacccaccagtctaggtgacaggttttgagcgttaccggaggcctgccaggttgtttatcgggacggaggcagacgaaccattagcctgcttgccatttcaagaagatgtcactcttttttactcaggaaacagaatagctcgactgtcagcccatatacgcctagtCCTATCCataaaccgagaatcgtccaatgtcgtttgccgtgaccagtataccataatcaggatcttactggtatgaatcctgatgtgccggttggcaatcctcttgggcttgtgtgctttgagcggcgcacggtcgctgtgatagggcctgcttgcagacacatgcagctttttatagaggatctacagagcccactgtcaaaccccaccacatcctagacaggccccctaactcgcagtggccatggggaggggtcgtcaagcccttggacaaagtccctgctgcccccccctgtgtgtgtgtgtgtgtgtgtgtgtgtgtgtgtttttttttttttttttttttttttacaagggttaaaggccatcaaaaatctgcgcgacagacacctcgagcatccacactatgctcgaaggcgaacagggatgggctcctcccgacctgctaaaaatgtgcctcccggataaaccgggtcccttatcttccttgcctcgatcccctgggaccacgggatgctgcgactacttggGGGGCTGTGCTCCTGCACTTCTTCTAacattccggcccctagcttaggctagttcgccgactggctggctaatccactgctccactgcaacgta of the Armigeres subalbatus isolate Guangzhou_Male unplaced genomic scaffold, GZ_Asu_2 Contig643, whole genome shotgun sequence genome contains:
- the LOC134204531 gene encoding caldesmon-like codes for the protein IKLLVTSIKSAVKAAEHEQIALKKKAEAAEKVLKDAAEHTAVETQQAPKRRHEKQRNVQDFASVLKERVKDGEWQTVENQREKRKQQKENVEKRKEQKKQEKRRSPRERVKGDALIVEASDKTSYAAILKKVREDTELKDLDRAEKKAEAAEKVLKDAAEHTALETQQAPKSPRTTRTEKRGRDSPGEQEGTKKQRNVQDFASVLKERVKDAKL